In a single window of the Acyrthosiphon pisum isolate AL4f chromosome X, pea_aphid_22Mar2018_4r6ur, whole genome shotgun sequence genome:
- the LOC100574694 gene encoding uncharacterized protein LOC100574694 isoform X1, with protein sequence MNFLKAVILLWTGIIVFHASVTAIVVDDMEISAVTVNSCGGMFKNITVQYALIRYWGNQHIFDWVYFTPNATYGPQKQFTITYDRSPCNEGIQHAFQKIESPVKV encoded by the exons AT GAATTTTTTAAAagcagttattttattatggacCGGCATCATAGTTTTCCATGCATCGGTGACCGCTATTGTGGTTGATGATATGGAAATAAGTGCAGTAACAGTAAACTCTTGTGGAggcatgtttaaaaatattacagtacAATATGCTTTAATACGTTATTGGGGGAACCAGCATATCTTTGATTGGGTCTACTTCACTCCAAATG CTACTTATGGAccacaaaaacaatttacaataacttATGATCGTTCGCCGTGTAATGAAGGAATACAGCATgcatttcaaaaaattgaatcGCCTGTAaag gtCTAA
- the LOC100574694 gene encoding uncharacterized protein LOC100574694 isoform X2 has product MNFLKAVILLWTGIIVFHASVTAIVVDDMEISAVTVNSCGGMFKNITVQYALIRYWGNQHIFDWVYFTPNATYGPQKQFTITYDRSPCNEGIQHAFQKIESPVKV; this is encoded by the exons AT GAATTTTTTAAAagcagttattttattatggacCGGCATCATAGTTTTCCATGCATCGGTGACCGCTATTGTGGTTGATGATATGGAAATAAGTGCAGTAACAGTAAACTCTTGTGGAggcatgtttaaaaatattacagtacAATATGCTTTAATACGTTATTGGGGGAACCAGCATATCTTTGATTGGGTCTACTTCACTCCAAATG CTACTTATGGAccacaaaaacaatttacaataacttATGATCGTTCGCCGTGTAATGAAGGAATACAGCATgcatttcaaaaaattgaatcGCCTGTAaag